TTGAAGGGAGGCGTATTTTGAGCCATAAGCAATGGGGCGACAAAAGCCAGCACGGCGGCGAGGACGGCACTCTTCACTCGCAAGCCCGCCGAGACCTTCCGATAAAATGAATGCCAGGCATTCATCACGGAAAAGTTAGCGCATCCCGCCGCCCGCGCAATGCCGTTGCCGGAGTTATTTGGGAGGCATCGGGTGAACGGGCATTCCCGGCGGGCGGGCTGCGCCGGCATCGCGGGCTGATGCTCAGCCCTGCCCCTGGCGCTGACGCTCGTCCACCGGGCCGTAGCGCGGTCCCAGGTTTTGCGCCAGCTCGCGGCCAAACTTGAGCAAATCCTGCCGCTCGGCGTCGCTTAGCGGCTGGTACTGGCGGGCCAGGGCCACATTGTGACGGGCCTGCTCGAGGGTGAAGGGGCCGATGACCGCGGAGCTGACCCCCGGCAAATCCAGCGCATAGGCCATGGCTTGGGCGAGCCGCTCAGGCGGCGTGTTGCAGCCCACCCAGCCTTTGCGGTGATTGGGGAAGCCCCCTTTGATGCCCGCATAGACCTTCATGGCCACCACGCCCACGTTTTGCTTGCGGCACTCGGGCAGCACGGTCTCCTCAAAACCATAGATGTTGCGGTCGGCGTAATTCATCACCGTCATCATCACGTCCATCTGTTTGGTTTCCAGCATCTTGACGTATTTCCACGGATTGGCGTGGCCGGACATGCCAATGAACCGCAGCTTGCCCGCTTCCTTTTGCTTCAGCAGGTATTCGAGCACGCCGTCCTTGGCCAGCACGCGCTCCAAGTTTTTACCGCCCAGATGGTGGATGTGCACCAAATCCACGTGGTCCACTTTGAGCAGGCGCAGGCTTTGGGTGAGGGATTTCTCGGCCTCGGCGGCGTTGTCCGTCCAGACCTTGGTGACGAGGAACAGCTTGTCGCGCCGCGCGGGCACCAGGTTGCCGAGCACTTCCTCGGCAATGCCGTAGCCGCGGGCGGTGTCAATGTAGTTGACGCCGCTGTCCATGACCTCGCCGAAAATGCGCTCGGCTTCTTTGGCATCAATGCGGGCTTCGCCCACGGGCGCAGTGCCCAGGCCCAAGATGGTCACCTCCACGCCCGTCCGGCCCAGCACCCGTTTGGGCAGGGGGCGGCCACTGTCCAGCGGCGTTGCGGCGGCCGCGCGCATCAGGGTGGGCACTGTGCTCCACGCAGCGCCGGCTGCCAGGGTGGCACGGAGAAAACGACGGCGGCTGCAACCGCCTCCCGGGGAGTTGGGATGGTTCATCATGAGTTTATTGGCCAGCCGGGCATAGGATGTTAATGTCCTTAAACTGCCATGTTTTGCCTGAGCTGGCAACACCGCGCTTTATTGAAACGCCTCCCGCAGCAGAGCCAGGCTGCGGGGCACGCCTTCGTCCGCCGGCGCTTTGCCTTCAAATTCCACCGCCACGTAGCCCTGGTAATTGACCTCGGCCAGAATGGCCGCGATGCGGCGGTAATCCAAATCCAGGGTGTACCACTCGCCGCCGCCGAAATACGTCTTGGCCTGCACAAACACGGTGCGCGGAGCAATTTGGCGGAGTTTGTCGTACGGCTCCTCCAGGAAGTTTCCGGTATCCATCAGGGCGCCCAGCCAGGGCGAATCAAACTGCTTGAGCAGCCGCAACTGGCCTTCGGGGGTGCTGGTCAGGCCCCAATGGTTTTCCAGCGCCAGGATGACGCCGTGCTGCTCGGCCTTGGGCAGGCACTGGGCAATGCATTCCGCGCACCACTTGAATCCCTCTTCTTCCGTGTGGCCGGGGAGGATGGGCTCCACCCCGCGGGCTTTCATGAGCGCATCAAAATCCTGGATGGTATTCCACCGCCCGCTGTTGAGGCGAATGCACGGTGCGCCCAGCTCGGCGGCAATTTCAATGCATTTGTGGGTGTGTTCCACCTGCCGCTGGAGGTAGGCCGGGTCCGGGTCCACAAAATCTTGGTGGATGGACAACGCAATGAGCGCCACCCCGTGCCTGAAAGCATGGCGCTTGAGCCGCCGCAAATAAGCCCGGTGTTCGGCCGTCAGCGGCTCGCGCTCGGGGATGTCCATTTGCCGGTGAAGGATGTCCACCGCCGGCGCGCCCAGGGCGCTGGCCTTTTCGATGACCGTTTCAATGGGCACTTTGGGCGCGCGAAAATGCCAGTAGGAGTAACTGGAGATGCCGAGCTTGACCCTGGGGCGCCCGGCGGCCGGGGCGGCAGTGGCGGCGGCGGGCAGGGCGGTGGCGGCGGCAGCCAGTGCCAGGGTGTTGACAAAGGCCCGGCGTGGCACGCCGCCGGCGGGGCGAGGTGATATGCTCATGGCCCGCAGTGTAAGCTATCGGCCCGCCTGAAGCAAATCTCCCATTGTCCCGTCGAAATAGTTGAGGCAGTGTTAATAGGACATGAGCGAACCGGCGAACGCCACGGGTTGGGTGCGCCCCCTCGCCAGCCGCACGCTGGCGTG
This is a stretch of genomic DNA from Fontisphaera persica. It encodes these proteins:
- a CDS encoding aldo/keto reductase, with product MMNHPNSPGGGCSRRRFLRATLAAGAAWSTVPTLMRAAAATPLDSGRPLPKRVLGRTGVEVTILGLGTAPVGEARIDAKEAERIFGEVMDSGVNYIDTARGYGIAEEVLGNLVPARRDKLFLVTKVWTDNAAEAEKSLTQSLRLLKVDHVDLVHIHHLGGKNLERVLAKDGVLEYLLKQKEAGKLRFIGMSGHANPWKYVKMLETKQMDVMMTVMNYADRNIYGFEETVLPECRKQNVGVVAMKVYAGIKGGFPNHRKGWVGCNTPPERLAQAMAYALDLPGVSSAVIGPFTLEQARHNVALARQYQPLSDAERQDLLKFGRELAQNLGPRYGPVDERQRQGQG
- a CDS encoding sugar phosphate isomerase/epimerase family protein — translated: MSISPRPAGGVPRRAFVNTLALAAAATALPAAATAAPAAGRPRVKLGISSYSYWHFRAPKVPIETVIEKASALGAPAVDILHRQMDIPEREPLTAEHRAYLRRLKRHAFRHGVALIALSIHQDFVDPDPAYLQRQVEHTHKCIEIAAELGAPCIRLNSGRWNTIQDFDALMKARGVEPILPGHTEEEGFKWCAECIAQCLPKAEQHGVILALENHWGLTSTPEGQLRLLKQFDSPWLGALMDTGNFLEEPYDKLRQIAPRTVFVQAKTYFGGGEWYTLDLDYRRIAAILAEVNYQGYVAVEFEGKAPADEGVPRSLALLREAFQ